A single window of Pristis pectinata isolate sPriPec2 chromosome 8, sPriPec2.1.pri, whole genome shotgun sequence DNA harbors:
- the LOC127573212 gene encoding basic proline-rich protein-like codes for PPHPSPHPSPSPPLPPPPHPSPPSPLPSPPLPLLFPPSPSPPPPPPPPPSPPPPPSPLLPLPPPPLPTPPPPPLPTPPPPSPPPHSSPSPPPPPPPSPLPPPPPSPLPPPPPSPLPPPPPSPLPPPPPSPLPPPPPLPPPPPSPLPPLPLPPPPPSPLPPPPPSPLPPPPPSPLPPPPPSPLPPPPPSPLPPPPPSPLPPPPPSPLPPPPPSPLPPPPPSPPPPSPLPPPPPSPLPPPPPSPLPPPPPSPLPPPPPSPPPPPPPSPLPPPPPSPLPPPPPSPLPPPPPSPPPPSPPPPSPLSPPPSPPPPSPPPPPPPSPPPPPLPPSPPPPLPPSPPSSPPLPPLLSPPSSPPLPPLPSPPPLPPSPPPPPPPPPPPPPPPPPPPPPPL; via the exons cctcctcacccctcccctcacccctcaccctccccacccctcccccctcctccccacccctcccctccctcccccctcccctccccacccctccccctcctatttcctccctccccctccccaccccctccccctcctccccctccctcccctccccctcccccctccccactcctccccctccctcccccccccctccccactcctccccctccccccctccccactcctccccctccctccccccctccccactcctccccctccccccctcccc ctccccctccctcacctctcccccctccccctccctcacctctcccccctccccctccctcacctctcccccctccccctccctcacctctcccccctccccctccctcacctctcccccctcccccacctctcccccctccccctccctcacctctcccccctctccccctccctc ctccccctccctcacctctcccccctccccctccctcacctctcccccctccccctccctcacctctcccccctccccctccctcacctctcccccctccccctccctcccctctcccccctccccctccctcacctctcccccctccccctccctcacctctcccccctccccctccctcacctctcccccctccccctccctcacctc ctcccccctcacctctcccccctccccctccctcacctctcccccctccccctccctcacctctcccccctccccctccctcacctctcccccctccccctccctcacctc ctccccctccccctccctcacctctcccccctccccctccctcacctctcccccctccccctccctcacctctcccccctccccctccctcacc ccctcccccctctcccccccctccctcccctctctcccctcccccctctcccccccctccctccccccctccccccc cccccccctccccccctccccctcctctccccccctccccccctccccctctccccccctcccccccctcctctccccccctcccccccctcctctcccccccctcctctccccccctcccccccctcccctccccccctcctctccccccctctcccccccctccccccc ccccccctcccccccctcctcccccccctcccccccctcccccccctcctctc
- the telo2 gene encoding telomere length regulation protein TEL2 homolog, translating to MEAEVLELRSFVRQALATLSTSRDGAEITCTLQAVRQYVGVTEDGKCSLRSREFLNTHYPRFLQVLVSNFQADWLQLLPVNQERELLDGFFLDGPPQHAFLVMLDTVTADSPSFRQDRCVEILERFLREHRMGQLIWEVSQDGDPPHTDRELLLARIAALPDHMANKLQGRNRPTFYPQNYYPLLSREMLGVLERVSQQLRGGTDSSLSFVSQLLGKVCIQGHSAAVLEVLVPQLTLLTQSDCIWRRICWRLVDDVPERWMESVVSGVVQRAEGPEVLSRLLGSIVLKNKKAEFVLTHKFLLLQYHHKTSVLQSLLGYLAREKSRDSLLIEVLKKLLEIWGSGSAVRHSPVEQQAYISKAIAIGLGELSQSQIQQHRAELLSLMMGGVDCHLDSSLVRVRRLGMVVAECVSARVDTGEHRLTFQYEEDDETREIHSLCSPRPLSSWDNPPQPHRNGDAQTDTRQEPAESGGPVQTESGSESELDSDDELVPYDLSADSELCRGRAPMYVGDCLEALLTSDSPERVEGSLKVVEDLIRKNPTAAAEIGVELAKVLLHLEDKFSIVGFTGLRQRALVAVTVTSVVPVTQYLTSEFYAVNYSLSQRLDILDVLVLSAQELAQPEPSTGAGSLAEESRGPLPQLQDGTVSDPSRQWKQIIEQRLQKKTHRFSKGVMTPGPQASPNRLAPVAGRFFFPLINNYDRPRSPYDFLSEPLMLGRLTHALAILMYLSVNVPIAIHMGKALLGFTWVLRYHPDTYVRQGALFACSSVLLSVPSDRLLADVPDELLEARSWLTDVAENDPDTDCRRLALQNLLLLENLGKKLGICSE from the exons ATGGAGGCTGAAGTTCTAGAATTACGCAGCTTCGTCAGACAAGCCCTGGCTACCCTGTCCACCTCCCGAGACGGTGCAGAAATCACATGCACCTTGCAGGCTGTGAGGCAGTACGTGGGGGTGACCGAGGACGGCAAATGCTCACTACGGAGCCGAGAGTTTTTAAACACACATTACCCCCGGTTTCTGCAGGTGCTGGTCAGTAACTTCCAAGCTGATTGGCTCCAGTTGTTGCCTGTCAACCAGGAGAGGGAGCTACTGGATGGGTTCTTCCTGGATGGCCCTCCACAGCACGCCTTCCTGGTGATGCTGGACACCGTCACTGCAGACAG CCCAAGCTTCCGGCAGGACCGGTGTGTGGAGATCCTGGAGCGGTTCCTTCGGGAACACCGGATGGGTCAGCTGATCTGGGAGGTGAGTCAGGATGGTGATCCACCACACACAGACCGTGAGCTGCTGCTCGCCAGGATTGCTGCCTTACCGGATCACATGGCAAACAAACTGCAGGGGAGAAACCGGCCAACATTCTACCCACAGAACTACTACCCGCTGCTGAGCCGTGAGATGCTGGGTGTCCTGGAGAGGGTCAGTCAGCAGCTGAGAG GTGGTACGGACAGTTCTCTCTCCTTCGTCTCTCAGCTACTGGGGAAGGTCTGCATTCAGGGACACAGCG CTGCAGTTCTGGAGGTGTTGGTACCTCAGCTCACTCTTCTCACCCAATCGGATTGCATTTGGCGACGGATCTGTTGGCGATTGGTGGACGATGTGCCGGAGCGCTGGATGGAGAGTGTGGTGTCCGGTGTGGTCCAGAGAGCGGAGGG CCCCGAAGTGTTATCCCGACTGCTGGGCAGTATTGTTCTGAAGAACAAGAAGGCTGAATTTGTCCTCACTCATAAATTCCTGCTCTTGCAGTATCACCacaag ACCTCTGTCCTACAAAGCCTGCTGGGATATCTGGCCAGAGAGAAGTCGCGGGACTCCCTGCTGATAGAG GTGCTGAAGAAGCTGCTGGAGATCTGGGGCAGCGGGAGTGCCGTCAGACACAGCCCCGTCGAACAGCAGGCGTACATCAGCAAGGCCATCGCCATCGGTCTCGGAGAGCTGAGCCAGTCGCAGATACAGCAGCACCGAGCAG AGCTCCTCTCTCTGATGATGGGGGGTGTGGACTGTCACCTGGACAGCAGTCTGGTGCGGGTGCGGCGGCTGGGGATGGTTGTTGCAGAGTGCGTCAGTGCGAGGGTGGACACTGGAGAGCACCGTCTGACCTTCCAG TACGAGGAGGACGATGAGACGAGGGAGATCCATTCACTCTGCAGTCCGAGACCCCTGTCGAGCTGGGACAACCCCCCACAGCCACACAG AAACGGAGATGCACAGACGGACACCAGACAGGAACCAGCCGAGAGTGGAGGCCCCGTCCAGACAGAGTCTGGGTCCGAGTCAGAATTGGACAG tGACGATGAGCTGGTTCCCTACGACCTGTCCGCTGACTCGGAGCTGTGTCGCGGTCGAGCCCCGATGTACGTCGGTGACTGTCTGGAGG CGCTGCTGACGTCGGACAGTCCCGAGCGAGTGGAAGGGAGCTTGAAGGTGGTGGAAGACCTGATCCGAAAGAACCCAACCGCAGCCGCAGag ATCGGTGTGGAACTCGCCAAGGTCCTGCTGCAccttgaggacaagttcagcatCGTGGGCTTCACCGGGCTGCGGCAGCGGGCACTGGTGGCCGTGACCGTCACCAGTGTCGTTCCT GTCACTCAGTACCTGACCTCAGAGTTCTACGCGGTGAACTACAGTCTGTCTCAGCGCCTGGACATCCTGGAC gtGCTGGTGCTGTCTGCCCAGGAGTTGGCCCAGCCTGAGCCCAGCACAGGAGCTGGCAGCCTGGCTGAGGAGAGCCGGGGCCCCCTCCCTCAGCTCCAGGATGGGACGGTGTCTGACCCCAGCCGCCAGTGGAAGCAGATCATCGAGCAGAGGCTGCAGAAGAAGACCCACCGCTTCAGTAAA GGGGTGATGACACCAGGACCTCAAGCCTCTCCCAACCGCCTGGCTCCGGTGGCGGGACGCTTCTTCTTCCCCTTGATCAACAACTACGACAG ACCTCGGAGTCCGTACGACTTCCTGTCTGAGCCGCTGATGCTGGGCCGTCTGACACACGCCCTCGCCATCCTGATGTACCTGTCTGTGAATGTCCCG ATCGCCATCCACATGGGCAAGGCTCTGCTCGGATTCACCTGGGTCCTTCGCTACCACCCTGACAC GTACGTGCGGCAGGGCGCACTGTTCGCCTGCTCCTCCgtgctgctgagtgttcccagtgaCAGACTCCTGGCAGATGTTCCGGACGAACTCCTGGAAGCGAGATCCTGGCTGACGG ATGTTGCAGAGAATGATCCTGACACTGACTGCCGCAGACTGGCTCTGCAGAACCTGCTGCTGCTGGAAAACCTTGGGAAGAAACTTGGAATCTGCTCAGAATAA